In Pongo pygmaeus isolate AG05252 chromosome 19, NHGRI_mPonPyg2-v2.0_pri, whole genome shotgun sequence, the genomic stretch accaccaaggtggtacctctagtagtctgcaagagtcacagctttactgggcttggggtgccccctaatgcagatatggcttagatcacaacacccaagtcctttcaaatacctggaaagccttcccaagaaggacaggtacaaacaagcccagactgtgaagactacaataaataactaactcttcaatgcccaggcaCTGataaacatccacaagcatcaagaccatccaggaaaacatgaccccACCAAACTAACTAAATAAGTCACCAAGAACCAATTCaggagaaacagaaatatgtgacctttcagacagagaattcaaaatagctgttttgagaaaacttggagaaattcaagataacagagaaggaattcagactTCTCTcaggtaaatttaacaaaatgattgaaataattaaaaatcaagcagaaattctggaatcgaaaaatgcaactgacatactgaagaatgcatcagagtctctcaaTAGCAAAATTGATCAAGTAttagaattagtgagcttgaattcagcctatttgaaaatacacagtaagaagagacaaaagaaaaaagaaaaagagaatgaaacatGCCTACGAGATCTAGAAAACGGCCTCAAAGGggcaaatctaagaattattggccttaagaggaggtagagaaagaaatagtggtagaaagtttattcaaagaaataatagcatagaacttcccaaatctagagAAAGACATCAATATCTACATacaaggttatagaacaccaagcagatttaacccaaagaagactaggtgaaggcatttaataataaaactcccaaaggttaaggataaagaaaggatcctaaagcagcaagagaaaagaaataaataatatacaagggagttccaatacatctggcagcagacttttcagtggaaaccttataggccaggagagagtggcatgacatatgtaaagtgctgaaggaaaaaacttttaccctagaaaaCTATAATTTGTGAAAATAGCTTtgaaacatgaaggagaaataaagactctcccagacaaacaaaagctgagggattttatcaacaccagacctgtcctacaagaaatgctaaagggaatacttcaatcaaaaagaaaagaaggccaggcgcagtggctcatacgtaatcccagcactttgggaggccacggtgggtggatcacctgaggtgaggagttcgagactagcctggccaacatggtgaaaccccgtctctactaaaaatacaaaaattagctgggcgtggtggtgggcgcctgtaataccagctactccagaggctgcggcaggagaatcacttgaacccaggaggtggcctgtaatcccagcactttgggaagctgaggtgggcagatcacttgaggtcaggaattcaagaccagcctggccaacatgatgaaaccctgtcactactaaaaatacaaaaattagctgggcatggtggcgcatgcctgtagtctcagctactcaggaggctgaggcaggagaatttcttgaacccaagaggtggaagttgcagtgagccgaaatcacatcactgcactccaacctgggcaacagagtaaaactctgtctcaaaacaaaacaaaacaaaacaaaaacctcactaGTAATAGTAAGGTCAcagaaaaccaataaaaaataataactacaacaactttcaAATATATAGGTAGTATAAGATATacacagaaataacaaaaaattaaatagcagGGGATGAATTtgaagtgtagagtttttattagttttctttttgcttgttaggTAGTTCATGCAAGCAGTGtcaagttgttatcagcttaaaacaaTAGGTTATAAGATACTACTTGCaagctcatggtaacctcaaatcaaaaatcaTATAATgaatatacacaaaaaataaaaagcaagaaactaaatcatagcaccagagaaaatcatcttcatttaaaggaagacagaaaagaaggaaagaagagaagaccacaaaacaaaacaaccaaagaacaaataacaaaatggcaagaattacttatcaataacattgaatgtaaatgaacaaaaatcttcaatcaaaagacatagagtggttgactggataaaaaaacaagacccaacgaTCTATtccctacaagaaacacacttcatctatagacacatatagactgaaaataaagggatggaaaaatatatcccatgccaatggaaaccaaaaaagagcaggattaGCTATACATATATCAGAcaaatagatttcaaaacaaaatctaTAATAAGAGACAAAGTTTATAATGATGGAGTCAATTCAGTAAGAAGATAtaacaactgtaaatatatatgcaccaacaCTAAAGCACCCAGACATGTAAAGCAagtattattagagctaaagagaagacagactccaatacaataacagctggagacttcaacaaccCACTTTCGGCATTGAACAAATTATTCAGACAGAAAAGTAACAAGAAAATATTGGACTTAATCTGTACTATAGgtcaaatgaacctaacagatatttacggAACATTTACATCCATGCTACAGAATACACATGgatcttttcctcagcacatgatcattctcaaggataggtCACAAAACCAAAGACCTAACATTTGTCAGGTCacaaaaacaagtcttaaaacattaaaaaaaaattgaaataggctgggtgcggtggctcatgcctgtaatcccagcactttgagaggccgaggcaggtggatcatgaggtcaggagctcaagaccatcctggccaacatggtgaaaccccgtctctactaaaaatacaaaaattagctgggtgtggtggtgcacgcctgtagtcccagctacttgggaggctgaggcaggagaatcacttgaatccgggaggcagaggttgcagtgagccaagattgtgccactacactccagcctggcaacagagcaagactccatctcaaaacaaaacaaaaaacaacaaaatgtggcatatccacccaatggaatattattcagccccataaaaggaataaagttctgacacatgctacaacatgaatgaaccttgaaaacactatgctaagtgaaagaaaccaggcaCAAAGGGACAAACATTGAACGATTCcagttatatgaaatatctagaacagGCAAACTCAGATACAGAAAGTAGCTTAGATGTGAGCAGGGGCTAGAGGGAGGAGAAATGAGAAGTTACtgcttaatgagtacagagtttttGTTTATGATGATGCAACAGTTTTGGAAACAgcagtgatagttgcacaacaggAAATGTAACTAATttgtcactgaattgtacacttaaaaatggttaaaatgaggcagggcgcggtggctcacacctgtaattccagcactttaggaagccgaggcgggcggatcacgaggtcagaagatcgagaccatcctggctaacaacggtgaaaccccgtccctattaaaaaaaaaaaaaaagaaaaaaaaatacaaaaaattagccaggcgtggtagcgggcgcctgtagtcccagttactcgggaggctgaggcaggagaatggcgtgaacccgggaagcggagcttgcagtgagaccagatggcgcctctgcactccagcctgggccacaaagcaagactccgtctcaaaaaaataaaaggttaaaatgaggccaggcgcagtggctcatgcctgtaatcccagcactttgggaggccgaggcggatggatcatctgaggtcaagagttcgagattaGCCCGGCTAACATatcgaaaccccgtctctactaaaaataccaaaattagccgggcgtgatggcgcacgcctgtaatcccagctactctccaggctgaggcaggagaatcacttgaccctgaggggaggaggttgcagtgagcggagatcacgccattgcactccatccagcctgggcaacagagagagactccgtctcaaagaaataaagaaaaaggttaaaatggCCAGTTTTAATGTTATATAGATCTTACCACAATTTTACAAGTTTCAGAGAACGAGACCGAAGATCGATTGGGAAGAAGTTGAAATATGCCAAGGTGTGTAGCAGCTAAGTTGACAAGCTTTCGGAAGATGgggaatttgtttttttctatttcttcatacttTTATGAACTTTCCAAAGTGCCTCCCAAGAGCGGGAGTCGACTTTTAGACTGAGAAAAGGAACGTAAAAGTAGAACGGCTGGGGAAAGGGGTTCGAGCCACATGGGTAAGGGGCAGGTGGCGGGCAGCCCGGGGGAGCGAGGGGAACTGCGGGCCCGGCCTCCCTACCCGCTGCAGTTCCGGGCGGCGCCGGGGCCTGGGGGCCGGGCTGGAGCGGGGACTGGAGCCCGGGCAGGTGCAGGGGGCAGGGTCGGAGCCCGCCTGTATCTCGCGTGCGGCGCGGCGGTACTTGTCGGCCAGGTCCTGCAGTAGCGTGTTCTTCCGCAGCTGCGGCTGCTGCGCGGCGCCCTGGCGGCAGGTGGGGCAGGCCCAGCGGCGGACGCCGCGCGCGCCCCACAGGCCCTCCAGGCAGTGGCGGCAGAAGCTGTGGCCGCAGGGCAGCGTGGCGGGCCAGTCCAGCAGCCCCTGGCAGATGATGCAGCCCAAGTCGTCCTCGGCCAGCCACACGGGGACGGCGGAGCCCGGGCCCAGGCCCGCCATGGCGACCAGGAGGCCGGGGCGCGGACGTCTGGGTTGAGCCGGGCCCGCCCGCGACCGAGTCTCCTCAGGCTCCTCCCTcgcccttcctcttccccttgccctcctcctcttctcggccgccttttctcctccttccttggGGCCACCCCgtctccttcctcccatcctgTTGAAAACAGACTTAGAGCCTCCACTGCCCAGCTCGAAAGACAGAGCTGACCTTCAGTGGCGGCTTCTTGCCCTGGGAAACCAACATGCCACGAGCTGCTAGGAACCCGCAGATATCTCCAAGATTCCCTTTAGCTGGATGTCCCGCCATTAAGATGCAGCACCGTTGGATGTCTTCGTCcgttggcttaaaaaaaaataaacaacaaaaagatgcAACAGCGACAGCTCTTGGGAGGAGAGGACTCCATTCAGGAGCTTATTTATGAGAATGAGCCCACGAAGTGTCATCCAGCTCCTCTAACAAGTAGCAGGGGATTAAAGATCACCGATGCACAGCCTCAGGGAGCGTCTTCAAAAATGCTGATGTTCGCCCCGCTCGCAGAAGTCTGATTTCATTGTCTTGGGTGGAGCACGGGTATTTTATAAAACctcccccaggtgattctgacgcGCATTCAAGGTTGAGTGAGCGACCTCTGGGCTTTTTAACTCGCAGGTATAATGCAGAGTTGCGCGCTGTGTCCTTACCGCCCTCTGCGGATGTAAGCGCGTTTCCCAACAGACACTCGGACAAAATACTAGAAAGTGTTTTCCTGAGAaggctcactcactcactcacttcgCATCCCAGTCCTAAGCGCATTGCAACCAGAAAATGTTAGAGCTAAAAGAGCACCACGTCCTCCCAGATGAcccaaagaggttaaaaaaaaaaaagagagaaaagaaaaaagaaaaacttgcaaGCTCTCATGGTAACAATGAAGCGTCAGAGACTAAAACCCACAACTCCCCGATCTGTTGAAATGAACTGACAACCTCTCATGCTTTCCTTTATCCTTTCTGGCCTGGGCTCAAAGTAGGTATCAGATAATACAAGTTTGTAGGCGAccgttggatcacttgaggtcaggagttcaagaccagcctggccaacatgatgaaccctcatctctactaaaaatacaaaacaaaaaaaaaaagccaggcgccgtggcgcatgcctgtaatcccagctacttgggaggctgaggcaggagaatcgcttgaacccgggaggcggaggtttcagtgagccaagactgcgccactgcactccagcctgggcgacatagggagactccgtctcaaaaaaaaaaaaaaaaaaaaagaaaaagaaaagcgtTTGTGGTTATTTCTAATCCTGGAAGTGTCATGGAGTAGGCAGCGCTGCTTATCAACGTTTCCAGTGCTTTCCCTTTCTGGGCACATGGTAGGACTGGCACTTCCCTGACCCACTTGAAACACAGAGGTAATAATATGTTACTTCCCACCAGCTTTAAAGGCGACTGAGCCGGCCGTTGTATCCCTTTCTGCCAGCTGCCCCAATTATGGAGATGAAACCATCATCCGGTGACCTGGGTCACTGAGTGGCTAAGATGAGCAGACTCCCTGCCAACGCACCCTAGGATACGTAGtaagagggagaagaaaactaGAATGTATTCAGCTTACTGAGATTTAGTGGGTGTGTGCTGCTACAGCATAACCTAGCCTATCCTGACTGACATATTACCTGGATCTTGTTCCAGATAAAATCGTAGTTTCTAAgagcctctctttttttctgtaaaacgGGCATGATACTAAACACTTAAACGTGCTCAGATCTTccaacttaaaaaatgaaatcaccggcggggcgtggtggctcatgcttgtaatcccagcactttgggaggctgaggcagttggattgcctgaactcaggagttcgagacctgcctgagcaacatggtgaaaccttgtctctacaaaaaaaatacaaaaactacctagacatggtggcgcaggcctgtgatcccagctactcaggagactgaggtgggaggattgcttgagccagggaggtggaggctgtagtgagccatgagatctcaggaggtcaagactgtggttagctgtgatcacaccacttcactccagcctggggaaggagctagacctagtctcaaaaaaattaaaaattaaaaaataaaataaaatcacctttGACCTGAGCCTCCCTGGAACCAGCTCTCCTCTTTTCTGTTTCACAGCCAAGTTTCTGGAAAGAGTGGGTTAACcagtagttttcaaactttttttcttggACACGCCCTAAAAGTTTTATGCAAAACCATGCAGTGGTTATAAGAAAGGGGGAAGGGGggggcgggcgcagtggctcacccctgtaatcccagcactttgggaggccgaggcgggcggatcatgaggtcaggagattgagaccatcccggc encodes the following:
- the RNF135 gene encoding E3 ubiquitin-protein ligase RNF135 isoform X2, which produces MGGRRRGGPKEGGEKAAEKRRRARGRGRAREEPEETRSRAGPAQPRRPRPGLLVAMAGLGPGSAVPVWLAEDDLGCIICQGLLDWPATLPCGHSFCRHCLEGLWGARGVRRWACPTCRQGAAQQPQLRKNTLLQDLADKYRRAAREIQAGSDPAPCTCPGSSPRSSPAPRPRRRPELQRVAVEKSITEVGQKLTELVEHLVDIVRSLQNQRPLSESGPDHELSILGKENSWKPRLPPHAHCLTRATLHSGELLGLLSGPSIQPLT
- the RNF135 gene encoding E3 ubiquitin-protein ligase RNF135 isoform X3 translates to MGGRRRGGPKEGGEKAAEKRRRARGRGRAREEPEETRSRAGPAQPRRPRPGLLVAMAGLGPGSAVPVWLAEDDLGCIICQGLLDWPATLPCGHSFCRHCLEGLWGARGVRRWACPTCRQGAAQQPQLRKNTLLQDLADKYRRAAREIQAGSDPAPCTCPGSSPRSSPAPRPRRRPELQRVAVEKSITEVGQKLTELVEHLVDIVRSLQNQRPLSESGPDHELSILGKAFSSGVDLSMASPKLVTSDTAAGKIRDILHDLEEIQEKLQENVTRKEAPEAQMQGSLLPRLECSGTITAASISQAQENSWKPRLPPHAHCLTRATLHSGELLGLLSGPSIQPLT